The Gopherus evgoodei ecotype Sinaloan lineage chromosome 8, rGopEvg1_v1.p, whole genome shotgun sequence genome segment TCTTTACACAGCGACACCTATGGATTTCTTAAACATTGTAAGCACTAAGAATTTTGCAAAAGTCTAAACTAGTTTTGTTTCTTGTTTAAGGAAACATCTCTTTTACCAAATAAGACTATAAAACACAGATGCACGTGCGCTCACACCCCCCTCTCCACAGTAACTTTTAAGCCACACATTCTTAGCTATCTGCAAGTCTTCTGAAGAATGTTACAGTGAAAAATGTCGACTCTTTTAAACACACTGCTATTCAAAAccttccatttttgttttaaaattattcaagCAGGCCCCCATTTttaaaggacaactaaaatgaacTTGAAAAAGATTCCTGTACTGCACAACTaaactccatttttatttttttaaatacacactgCAAAAATATTTCTAACTATTTCCATTCTAGTAATACTGTACATAGAAAGCGGTCGGAATTTTTGCTACATTTCACACACAGGTCCTCTCAAACCATCTCTTGCCCCTACTGAACCTGGACCCCAGTTTTGGGCAATTAGACCATACTGATCTGGCACTTAGTCACATAATTTGCTAAACACTTCATAAAAACAATTACACTTTTCTTAATAAATGATCATATGTTTATAAGGCAAAAATCACGTGATTTGAACATACCCTGGGCTCTCTTTTTATGGTAACGGATGGATATTTAAACCATATTAAGCTGCTGATTGTTTGAAAACCACCTACCATAGCCAGGTGCTTGGACTATGAAATTACTGAGGAAACAGAAGCATTACAACTGAATTTACTCCTATCTGCTGGCCTGAATATCACTTGGCTTTTGTTGGCAATCAGGATAATGCAGTGACTTCAGAATTTGTTAGAAAACACAGACCTTTTACATTCATTATAAGCTTTAAAACAGTTTGATGGTTGGCAAGTACAACACAAACCAAGTAACACATGGTAACAGGGAAAATATTTCTACACTTCCTGATGTGGATTGAAATTAGTTTGCACTTCTGGTCAATAACATATGAAACGTACAAAGTTCACTGTTGACCTCTgctatttttgtttatatatatatatatgtgtatgtatatatttatctTCTCTCCAGTTCCATGCCATGGTGATGTCCAACTGGCCTCATCTACTAAATGGGCTGCCTCAGATGAATCCTTCCCGCCATGTTGCATTCTTGAccagacagctacagcactgtaTGGCATGCCACCAACTACTGCAGTTTAAGGGCTCCACATTGGCTTTGGTGATCATCACCTTAGAGTTGGAGAGGCTGACTCCTGACTGGTTTCCTGTTATTACTGATCTGCTAAAAAAAGCACAGGTAGGAGTCAAAATGGCCTCACACCACAAATTTGAGGCCAGTGCACAGATAAATGAGTAAAGCTTGCGCATATTTACAACCAACATTGCACGTTTTTAATGTACTTCTCAGGAGTGCATGTATGTGTCAGGGTCTGTTCTCCCTTTGATACCAAGCCCCttaatgttaatgggagttaggtactcCTGGAGGAGAGAGTGCACTGCATTTTGTTACGGGGGTCTTTTATTGTGAAAGGTGGGTTGATGACATTAGACCCAATTTTCAAGACTTCTCAGTGCTCATTTGCTCTCAAAGAGGAGGAGGTTCTCCATAGTTCTTAGTGGGAACTGGATGCTGGATGCTGGATGCTGAGCAGGATTGAAAATCTGCCCATTTATATGATTTAGGAATGCCAGGATCTTTCAGTGCATTCACTTCAGCTAAAAACAGTCTTTTGAAGATATGGCTAGAGGAAGGCCACACCCTACCTCCTGGGCATTTCTGTTTGTCTTGAAACGGAGACATTTTCTCTGATTTACAGAACACACATGTGCAGTGAGTATGGAGGTAGGTCTGGGAGTCCAAAAACCTAGAATCTGTTCTTAACTTTGCCATTTGCTCATCATATGACCTTGGGCTCATCAGTGACTGAACCCCCTACATCCTAGTTTCCCCGTCAGTAACATTGGGATAATAATGTTCACCCAccttttgcaaaatgctttgaaagCTACTGATGAGAATTGCTCAGCTATTATTATAAGCCTTGTATACTGGAAAATTTGATATGGGTTTTTGTCCTTTCACTGAGCTTACTTAGAATTGCACTTCAATTAAAGCTTTGACCAGAGGACAGAATCATTTACAAACTAGAGAAAAACGGTTCTGTATCTTTCCTTACAGGTTAGTAGCACCAAATTCATCCATTGTAAAGAGCTTGTGGATCAGCAGCTAATACATTTACAACCATCCAATGCTGTTTATATCTTTAATCCTGCCAACCAAGCCATCCAAGCTCATCCCAAGGAAAAGTTACCCTACTGTTTTTCTGAATGGAAGAATTCAAGTCAAATTAGTTCAAGGGTCATTGTGAGTCAGCCAGTTCCTGCAACTTTCACACCTACTTCTGTCAAAATTCAAGAAGACAGCATGGAGACAGATGAATTCTATGATGGATTCAGGCACCTATACAATGAGGAGGGTGTCCCAGAAGGTGGAAGGGTCAGCATCACTGGCTCATGTAATAATCTGAGGCAAGGAGAAAGTAGTTCCCCTTGTCCTCCATTACAGCCACCTGAAATTAACTAGAGGAGGCCATAATTGTGTAGGAACTAGCAAATATAGTTGCCAACAGGTCAGATGAATGGAATGCTAGATGCTGTCAAATGAAAGCATTCCTTGTTTTGGATAGAGCAATGCCAAAAACATTAACTTGCTGCCTTTTAAGTGTGTCCTAAAACAATGTTTGCTACTTCCCCACCATTTGTGTGTGATCTGAGCATAAAGCTGGGTAAAAACCTCAACAGCTATGGATAGCTGAAGTCATACAACTCAGGGATCCAAAATCAGCAGATGGGCTTCACACTGCACTTGGAGGAACTGATGGGACCACGTTCCTTGGGCAGCTATTATTTAGGTTCTCTCCCAGCATGCATTGTGACTTCAGCCCTTCCAGACTATATCATTGTTCTCCTCTACAAGCTGTTTCCATAATTTGAACAGCTGTAGGTGAGTTGCCTTATGGGGAAGGGAGGTCCCATTGCATGGACCATTAGGTCTACTAATATATTCCTAGGTGGGACCAAACTTCTGATTTAACAGTGAACAAAAATGTGTCATGAGAACAGCCTAAGCCTCTGTGTAAGAAATTCCAGTTTTACTTAAGGGCTGATCCTGAACTCAAAAGATGTTCTGAGTGCTTTGGCACCTTTCAGAATCAAGCTTTTAGGGACTGATCCAGAGTCCATTGCAACCAATGGGAAGACTCCAGTGGGTTTTTCACAGATTATGTGGTGCAACTGAATTTTGTTCATATTGTAGCTTGCAAacggtgtctttttttttaactaacttttacaatttatatattttttaaaacatttggttATTTGCCTTAACTACTAATTCCCACAGTGAGGCAGCGAAACTGACTTCTGTAGTGTGTAACCGTTTTAAAGCAGCCTGGCAAATGTTTTAAAGGATGAGTCCTGAAAGGGTGAttgttacttttttatttaaaatggggGCCAGCACTTAAGTGAACTTTTTATTTGTATACTAATTTGAAAGTGTAATCAGACCAATACTGTAGGGAAAACAGATTAGGCCTTGATCTTGCAAGTTGTGGCCCAGTATGAAAGCTAGTTGCGAGCCTTTGTATGAGCGCAGGTAAGGCTGAACATCAGGCATAACTCATCAGAGTGAGAGCCCCGGCCCATTCACTCTCAGTTGCGCGAGGGTAAAAATTGGGTGGGGCTATGCAGAGACCTAGATGTAAGTGCCATCCTCATACTACGAGGGTTTAACCAAGCCTCACACAAGCCTTGCAGCAGCATTCTTCTTAATGAAGGATGAGGTTTCCTGGCAATCCTTGCCCTGCTCATCTCTTTTTACCTTGTGCTTATGTGAAGCATCTCCCACAGCTACGCTGTGCAGGCTTAAAGCTGTTAGTAGCTGAATGAACAGATTTAGTTTTAGAAATGTTCTGTTAAAATGTTGACTGCGTAAGCACTGTGCTAAGGtcggctttgtgtgtgtgtgcgtgtgcacatgCGCGGATGTGTAAGCCAAATTTCTTTTAAACTGCAAAAAATAGGGTGCTAAATGTACCAAAAAAATGTTATAGCAAGGTAGCGAATTAATGCAAGTGAGAGATGTGAGTATGAGTGCATTTGGACACCCATTGGAACACATGATGGAGTTGTATGGCAAGGCAAAGGCTACCACAAACTGTGAATGTTGCgctttatactagtttaaaccaCAGCCTTCCTTACAGATTGAACAGGGTGGTTTGCCAGTGTGTCTGATTGCAAAGCTGTAGTAAATAAGTTTTGAAATGGGAATGAAAAAACGATGCACTGTACCAGAAGAGAAAACTGTTTACAAGCCTTTCCATGCATCTCGAGGGCTAGTTTATGGAGGGACTTGGAATGTTTATTTATTAATCCTGCCTAAGTAGCATAAGGAAGGTTTTCATTTTGTGGCaggaccaaaaaaaagaaaaaaaatgaaaagaaaaaaaaaagcagcacctTCCTTTTCTATCACAAACTGTGACTTGACTGCCTGACTTTTAAAGAGGCAAGTTATCTTTTGTAGTTTTCATTAAATAAACTGTAATCTACGTTCTAGTTTTCTGAGTGTGTTCCTTAAGGTTAAGAATGTAATAAAATTGGAATAGGGCCAGAATCTGCCCTGATGCAAATCCATGCAATCCCCTTAAAGGCAACAGGGTTTAGGGGGTGTTTGTGAAGGGACAATTTGGTCCCAGGGCCATTTCATTTTCTATGCTGTTTCTTATGCATCCTCAgtagcagtggcacagctgtaactGGGCCTAAAACACTCAGACACATTGCACATCTGCCCGCCTGTCTAGCTTTGAGCTTGTGGGTAGTTTCCTGGCGCTCAGCTGCACAATTCATCCTACACTACTGAACAAAGCCAAATTTTAACCTCTCTGTATTCTGGTCCAAGTAGGGCTAAGCAGAGACCTGGTATACTTATCCCACTTTGTATACGGTTTCTTCATTCTAAAAGGCAAACTCACACTGAAAAACCTATTCAGAGATGTCACCATTTCCCAAATTAGGAACATGACTTGACGCTAAAAGTGAACAGCAAAATCTACAAAGAGTGCCCATTGCAATGAAGGTATTCTGGCAGCTCTGTACCTTTGGGAGCATGCATCACCTCTCAAACACGTATTCTAAGGTTACAGCTGTATCATAAATGTACTTGTTAGACTGCGCAGCCTCAACAGAAACAAAATGTCACGTCAGCTAGCCACGGCTATGTTATCTACGTAAAGATCATCCATTAGAACTTGTAAAACTCCACGATATATCGCTCAGACATACTTCCTGTTCTTTTAAGGACAGAAGAGCTGCTGCAATGGTCTGACTCGAGCTCTAAGGAAGACAGTATTATCTTTGGTGTTATGCGATGCATGTAAATTTCCACACCTGTAAGAGAATACAGCCTGAGCTTGTTAGCACCGGTTCCTTTATTGACTGAGCAACTAATCAGCATGGGAAGGTTGTGTATACTGTTTAGTCAAGCATCCTAAGGATCAGTAATACCAGAATTTAGAATCATGTTGCCAAGTTCAATTTCATGGATCAGTATTTTCCTTTTgccgccctccccctcccccttttttttttggtacaagTCCACATCAATCACAGATTACTCTCATTCCAAGCAAGATTTGCACTGGTCTCTCTTCACAGCATTATGAAGGACATCAGTGTATTCTGTTGCCAAGTCATTGCGGCAATAGCAGCTATGGCTAAACTGTTGTGTATCATTATCAGATTAAAGAACCACTTTATTATAGAGGTTCTACCTGCCATTGCTCCTGGGCAGAGTTGTACCGATTCAGCCAGCTTTGCATTGGCTTGTGAAGGCCTAGTGTGGTTAGAGCTGGTTTTGGCAGGACCACTATTTTGCCAGAGGCTTGGCGtgtgcatatttatacctgtgtAAAGCCAGGCATAGGTCTCTCATAACCTATGGGGAAAATGTATATTCAGTGGTGCTTATCCAAGACTATCAAAGCTTCTGCTAACCAAACCCAGCCAGTAACACATGTTTCTAGCAGGGAAGCAGCTTGGGCTATAAGACTGAGCATAGGACAGAGAATCAGAAACGCCTCAtgtctaatcctggctctgctactgactgacCGACCATGTGATCTTGGGAAAGTTACTGAACTTTTGTGTCTGTTTCCTTATTTGGGAGATGGGGATAAAAtactgatttctctctctcacagagcGCTGTGAGGATCATAATTAATGACACTCATTTGTGGAGGGAGTGGTTTGTTCTTTAGTGGAATGTTCTCCTATGCCAATGTGTCACACCAGGAGAGATCTGGATGCAGAATATTATTGCAACATAAGATATGAGAGAAGGGCCTGCTTTTCTTCTCTCCTACGCCACtgcagctctattgacttcagcagagtcactcctgatttacactgggatAACAGAGCAGAACCTggctttagggtttttttttttctatattttaatacAGGCTGAAGTTTTGGTGGTGGAAAAAACTTCCTGAGCCCTTACGCGATTATTACACTTAATTCTGTAATTAGGGAAATGGAGAATTTCAAgaggggggggtggatgggggggagGAGTATACCACAGTTGATTCTGGATCCCTTTGCTGATAGTCTGTATGGATGGCCTAGCCTGGGTTTCCACATTGACAGTCCTCGTAAAGAAATGCCAGAGACTAATTAAAGAATACTCCCAAAGAGCAACATAGCTCAGCAAGACAGAGCCCCTTGTCCAGTACGGTGAAAAGGCTTGGGGCTGCTCTCACCCCTCAATTCTGAGCAAAAACACAAATTATTTGGGATTTAGCCTCCTTCAAACGTTCAAACCAAGGCTCGGCAGCTTTATCCTGCCCTGGACAGGGGAAAGGCAGTTTGGGATTTTGGACATTGAGCTGCTTTCCATTCACACTCAGACATTAATGCATCATTGTGGCATGAGCTTGGCCACTGGTCATTCACATTAAGGTTCAATCCCTCAGCTAACATCAAACCACAACAACTGAGTCATATGGGAATATGAGCCAAAACACTTTCACTATGTGATCAGAAAGGGGTCCTGTTTCCACCTGGTCTTAGGACAGAGACGGAATGGAGTTTTTCAGTCCTGTGGACGCACCCTCTTCTTTTGAATGGTGCATTTAGCAGGCAATTTTTCCTGGTGTGAAACAGCATTTAATGGCACActaagggcttctctacactaAACAGCTATTACCGACAAGCGACacagccttgtcactaaaagTCAGCATGTGTAAATGCTGTCAGTATTTTGCCGACAAATACTTCCACCTTGTGAGCagcgctcctgctgacaaagctgcgTTCACACTACCACTTgcatcggcaaaacttttgtcttttgcggggggggggggaggggaaggggcttttttaagtacccgtgaaagacaaaagttttgccaacaacatctcagtgtaaacaagccctaagaacTAAACCATGGCCGTTCTCCAGCAGATTGAGAAAGCAGAAAGCATGACAAGGATAGCATTCAACTGGAGGGGTGAGGTTTGTTTTTGCTGTAAGCCTTCAATGCACAACTAATGACATGTCCCAACTTCTGCACACTGCGAAATAGGTCAGCGTCTGAAGGTCTGATAAAGGCCTATCGCAAACCTTTCTAAGCTGATTTTTGCATTAGGTATCTCATTTAATTCTGAAATTTCTTGTattaggaaaattattttttttaatactaaaaTATTCAAATATGCACACCTCCACATCAGTTAAAAACAAGTAACTGT includes the following:
- the CCNI2 gene encoding cyclin-I2, giving the protein MKCTGSSESQRFPFLLENALTREARNWKVPVFWNFTLKGTDISPSHYEKAVLWIAELSSQFQFYSETFALAINILNRLLASVKAQVKYLRCIAITCLILAAKTNEEDEVIPSVKKLAVQSGCKCSPAEILRMERIILDKLHWDLYTATPMDFLNIFHAMVMSNWPHLLNGLPQMNPSRHVAFLTRQLQHCMACHQLLQFKGSTLALVIITLELERLTPDWFPVITDLLKKAQVSSTKFIHCKELVDQQLIHLQPSNAVYIFNPANQAIQAHPKEKLPYCFSEWKNSSQISSRVIVSQPVPATFTPTSVKIQEDSMETDEFYDGFRHLYNEEGVPEGGRVSITGSCNNLRQGESSSPCPPLQPPEIN